One segment of Bifidobacteriaceae bacterium DNA contains the following:
- a CDS encoding discoidin domain-containing protein: protein MMFEIWKPANGRRRGRPATAAVASALTLVLVALGTTLGATSTSAAPEDAVNAAPRATVSSSVHGKGAIGSNFNANAILDGVKYNSGGAGSPQTWCTWYNGTAGGPEWLQLSWPDQIEGVAAVDLWFWGDGSGTVMPTAWNLQYSLDGETWSDIALEDGAAYPVNSSGASSVEFAAPVTVKHLRANIDQIAGKYIAVSEFEVFSQAPQPVNTAKESYATSSVDDKGAIGDNFDVNGIFDGLKKNSGSGSADTWCTWYNGTAGGSEWLQLNWFIPMQLSAADLWFWGDGSGTIMPSAWTLQYSLDGETWTEAELADGSSYTVNSSGASSVEFASPVTARFLRAQIEQVSGKYIAVSEFEAFSPAEFEFVSRAELVDLWRAAQRKDAANYTPQTWAAFAAALAAAEAELSNEAATSDSLQTVSSALSDAMNGLMSVQVLAVDFGDGASYGELYGGANGTLYGFGADGAPTDSLVSGAAVENTSQKPAEGQQHPSGDVMEIEDQFVESGEGNDLYIYMQDFYPDWAYNGGSRPGDTRTYVTDPLNSNFGTYTQAGNGTWDYLEVAELVTRFVLENSDKLDHYVLVPFNEADEGNWAGAYGYHETLKSQFLTDWDAVYRKIHGLYDEYAAAGKIDPNAEPRIGGPGDAAWRPTRTKAFLTHALANNTLPDVVIWHELSEENVNSYKSHYASYRQIETTLGIDPLPVNISEWGELRDMSVAGQIIQWFAIFEDTKVQAQTAYWNYAGNISDNQSRANNANAAWWIFKWYGDLRVTDTESAINTYKAVAYKDSAAQSAGTANTDMDKLAAIAALDTANRKATIIYGGATTKSSSTIEDTGQNISVKVDMRNLDPEVFGDEVDVEVRETQFVAADGFAQSPRLVNSQRNIDISDGTLEVTTPSADRYAGYQLVVTPARDIDPDENPDTSRLLLEEEAEDLSLASDSALNASVEQRSPTGSGWGHLMFSGNSHVASFGQGATATWQVSDLEAADYRLQIISANDGFPGAIKVCVDGGNCKTVEYEAEEAVHSMSNMNYRGGIQTVLSLPAGDHSITIVNDGRAVELDKVQLYQISSDSDGAGLDARKYTATSDFRLKDGAQLSYDEGTRGWIDLNGGSAALHATAWESGYQNLRITYSAPAGTSFDVLVHGIETATITAADGLTGSATVVVPLSEGVNEIDLTGDPGVLIESVVASRNAAKDETAISFEAEDLTLAGSARIITDEQLSAPNYAENGGPQTSTASNGAYVTGLGTQFETYVYHTSASGAGGDKTRLLKNSTTNEPVVKTNAPKGQLVIEQGQVPPGTYNIVFRYSNDNINPNNNPDIAAAMDLGLQLRQDNTEIARAGFRWTYTDSSFMSRSVTATIDGSSDIVLGNWDEPGDLKAAVSWGGAPNIDSITFYPMTVRAPAPLDLGVTVTTRCTAGNAFVLVQVGNNDEVPAEVVVNTDFGAKTFPAVAPTKKALQSFTTRLKQLPAGTLTVAGSALNGRSFAQAFSYPALACGS from the coding sequence ATGATGTTTGAGATCTGGAAACCCGCGAACGGAAGAAGAAGGGGGCGACCCGCCACGGCCGCCGTCGCCTCAGCGCTCACCCTGGTTCTTGTGGCTCTGGGCACGACACTGGGCGCGACCAGCACGAGTGCGGCGCCAGAAGACGCCGTCAATGCAGCACCGCGCGCGACAGTTTCCTCTTCTGTGCATGGCAAAGGAGCGATCGGCAGCAATTTCAACGCGAACGCGATCCTCGATGGCGTGAAGTACAACTCCGGCGGGGCCGGATCCCCGCAGACCTGGTGCACTTGGTACAACGGAACGGCAGGCGGCCCGGAATGGCTGCAGCTCAGCTGGCCAGACCAGATCGAAGGCGTCGCCGCCGTGGATCTTTGGTTCTGGGGAGACGGTTCTGGCACCGTGATGCCGACCGCTTGGAACCTGCAGTACTCGCTGGACGGTGAGACTTGGAGCGACATCGCGCTCGAGGACGGCGCCGCCTACCCAGTCAACTCGAGCGGCGCGAGCAGCGTCGAATTCGCTGCGCCGGTGACGGTAAAGCACCTGCGGGCGAACATCGACCAGATTGCCGGCAAGTACATAGCCGTGAGCGAGTTCGAGGTGTTCTCCCAGGCCCCGCAACCTGTCAACACGGCGAAGGAGTCATACGCGACATCTTCGGTAGATGACAAGGGCGCAATCGGAGACAACTTCGATGTCAACGGAATCTTCGACGGCCTGAAGAAGAACTCCGGCAGCGGATCCGCAGACACCTGGTGCACGTGGTACAACGGGACTGCCGGCGGGTCGGAGTGGCTGCAGTTGAACTGGTTCATCCCGATGCAGCTATCTGCCGCTGACCTGTGGTTCTGGGGAGACGGCTCGGGCACCATCATGCCTTCGGCGTGGACTCTGCAGTATTCGCTGGACGGCGAGACCTGGACGGAAGCCGAACTCGCGGACGGCTCCTCTTACACTGTGAATTCATCGGGGGCAAGTAGCGTCGAGTTCGCTTCGCCGGTGACGGCGCGATTCCTGAGGGCCCAGATCGAGCAGGTATCCGGAAAGTACATCGCGGTGAGCGAGTTCGAAGCGTTCTCACCGGCAGAGTTCGAGTTTGTCTCGCGCGCCGAGCTGGTCGACCTCTGGCGCGCCGCCCAGCGCAAGGACGCAGCCAACTACACGCCGCAGACCTGGGCTGCTTTCGCGGCGGCGTTGGCCGCTGCGGAGGCCGAATTGTCAAATGAGGCGGCGACATCAGACAGCCTCCAGACGGTCTCGTCTGCGCTGAGCGACGCGATGAACGGCCTCATGTCAGTGCAAGTCCTGGCCGTCGACTTCGGCGACGGCGCGAGCTATGGCGAACTCTACGGCGGCGCCAACGGCACCCTCTACGGGTTCGGCGCCGACGGCGCCCCAACCGACTCACTGGTCAGCGGTGCCGCTGTCGAGAACACGTCACAGAAGCCGGCAGAAGGGCAGCAGCATCCCTCGGGAGACGTAATGGAGATCGAAGACCAATTCGTCGAGTCAGGTGAAGGCAACGATCTGTACATCTATATGCAGGACTTCTACCCGGACTGGGCATACAACGGCGGGAGCCGCCCAGGCGACACACGCACCTACGTCACCGACCCGCTGAACTCGAATTTCGGGACGTACACGCAGGCTGGCAACGGCACATGGGACTACCTTGAGGTCGCGGAGCTGGTCACCCGTTTCGTGCTTGAGAACTCGGACAAGCTCGACCATTATGTGCTTGTTCCGTTCAACGAGGCCGACGAGGGCAACTGGGCCGGCGCATACGGTTACCACGAAACACTAAAGAGTCAGTTCCTGACCGACTGGGACGCGGTCTACCGCAAAATCCATGGTCTATACGACGAGTACGCGGCCGCGGGGAAGATCGACCCGAACGCCGAACCCCGAATTGGCGGTCCCGGAGACGCCGCATGGCGGCCTACCCGCACGAAGGCTTTCCTGACGCACGCGCTGGCAAACAACACGCTGCCGGACGTGGTGATCTGGCATGAGCTCTCCGAGGAGAACGTTAACTCCTACAAGAGTCACTATGCCAGCTACCGCCAGATCGAAACGACTCTGGGAATCGATCCGCTGCCGGTTAACATCAGCGAGTGGGGCGAACTGCGGGACATGTCAGTCGCCGGTCAGATCATCCAGTGGTTCGCAATCTTTGAAGACACGAAGGTGCAGGCGCAGACAGCGTACTGGAACTATGCCGGCAACATCTCGGACAACCAGTCGCGCGCGAACAATGCCAATGCCGCTTGGTGGATCTTCAAGTGGTACGGCGACTTGCGAGTGACCGACACGGAAAGCGCCATCAACACCTACAAAGCGGTCGCCTATAAAGACAGTGCGGCGCAATCCGCGGGGACGGCAAACACCGATATGGACAAGCTCGCCGCAATCGCCGCCCTCGACACCGCCAATCGAAAAGCGACGATCATCTACGGCGGCGCCACCACCAAGTCGTCGAGCACCATCGAGGACACCGGGCAGAACATCTCCGTGAAAGTCGATATGCGCAACCTTGATCCCGAGGTCTTCGGCGACGAGGTCGACGTCGAAGTCCGCGAAACGCAGTTCGTTGCCGCAGACGGCTTTGCGCAATCACCGCGCCTGGTCAACAGCCAGCGAAACATCGACATCTCTGACGGCACGCTCGAGGTGACCACGCCGAGCGCGGATCGGTACGCGGGCTACCAGCTCGTCGTCACACCCGCCCGCGACATCGACCCGGACGAGAATCCCGACACGTCACGGCTGTTGCTGGAAGAAGAAGCGGAAGACCTCTCGCTGGCTAGCGACAGCGCACTCAACGCGAGCGTAGAGCAGCGCTCACCTACTGGTTCTGGCTGGGGACACCTCATGTTCTCCGGCAACAGCCATGTGGCGAGCTTCGGCCAGGGCGCAACGGCGACGTGGCAGGTCTCCGACCTTGAGGCAGCCGACTACCGTTTGCAGATCATCTCCGCGAATGACGGTTTCCCCGGCGCCATCAAGGTTTGCGTCGATGGCGGCAACTGCAAGACCGTGGAGTATGAGGCAGAAGAAGCGGTACACAGCATGTCGAACATGAACTACCGCGGCGGAATCCAGACCGTCCTGAGCCTTCCGGCAGGAGACCATTCGATCACCATCGTGAATGACGGCCGTGCCGTCGAACTCGACAAAGTCCAGTTGTATCAGATCAGCTCGGACAGCGATGGCGCAGGTCTGGATGCGCGAAAGTACACCGCCACCTCGGATTTCCGCCTGAAGGACGGAGCGCAGCTCTCATACGATGAGGGAACGCGCGGCTGGATAGACCTCAACGGAGGTTCAGCAGCGCTTCACGCCACCGCCTGGGAGTCCGGCTACCAGAACCTCAGGATCACCTACAGCGCCCCGGCGGGGACGTCGTTCGACGTTCTTGTCCACGGCATTGAGACCGCAACGATCACCGCGGCGGACGGCCTCACCGGGTCGGCCACGGTCGTTGTTCCTTTGTCGGAGGGTGTGAACGAGATCGATCTCACCGGTGATCCTGGGGTGCTCATCGAGAGCGTGGTCGCATCGCGCAACGCGGCTAAGGACGAGACTGCCATCTCCTTCGAGGCCGAAGATCTCACGCTCGCGGGAAGCGCGCGGATCATCACCGACGAGCAACTCTCGGCGCCCAACTATGCCGAGAACGGAGGACCCCAAACCTCGACAGCAAGCAACGGAGCGTACGTCACAGGCCTCGGCACGCAATTCGAGACCTATGTGTACCACACGAGCGCTTCCGGCGCCGGCGGTGACAAGACCCGACTCCTGAAGAACTCAACCACCAACGAGCCCGTCGTGAAAACAAACGCACCGAAGGGTCAACTCGTCATCGAGCAGGGACAAGTTCCACCGGGGACCTACAACATCGTGTTCCGCTACTCGAATGACAACATCAACCCGAACAACAACCCCGACATCGCAGCCGCGATGGATCTCGGTCTGCAGCTGCGCCAGGACAACACGGAGATCGCCCGCGCCGGTTTTCGGTGGACCTACACCGACAGCAGCTTCATGAGCCGCTCGGTCACGGCCACGATCGACGGAAGCAGCGACATCGTCCTCGGCAACTGGGATGAGCCCGGGGATCTGAAAGCGGCGGTGTCGTGGGGCGGGGCTCCCAACATTGACTCAATCACGTTCTACCCGATGACCGTCAGGGCGCCGGCCCCGTTGGATTTGGGTGTGACCGTTACGACTCGGTGCACGGCGGGGAATGCTTTCGTGCTGGTTCAGGTCGGCAACAACGACGAGGTTCCGGCCGAAGTCGTCGTCAACACCGACTTCGGCGCCAAGACCTTCCCCGCGGTGGCGCCAACCAAGAAGGCCTTGCAGTCGTTCACCACACGCCTGAAGCAGCTGCCTGCCGGGACGCTGACCGTCGCGGGAAGTGCCCTGAACGGGCGGTCGTTCGCCCAGGCCTTCAGCTACCCAGCACTCGCCTGCGGTAGCTGA
- a CDS encoding sugar ABC transporter substrate-binding protein — protein sequence MPTTTRSKPIITLAAATCLATALLAGCTSDTGTNTPSDGGGKTVVTMATWNDNITPEMVDAFEKANTDIDLQVTSYDSDTYSEKVTTMIAGNTAPDILHLYETDAIRLASSSLEPLDSYLSGGTLTSDAFIPAVADLAAKMGGTYGIPWCYADQVLFYNKDLFDAAKVEYPTADWKWEDFRAAAKKLTSGEGNGKQFGADAFSFAGMWYSLAGQAGDGVIDGDGKLVLGDGMKKAVDFINTLTNVDQSMAAPSASGTDVTDLFSAGKAAMTLNGSWGVLTYRETEANWDMVPMPADLVDYTSLHTGFYTISKTSQVKDAAWKFIEFMMGDEGQQLTSIGTSNPSVLKKFADSTEWQHPGGNGSPSNWGAITDPATDGSGQFGYTLASATATNDLANEINAYLLGVKTIEDVDKAIQAANQAS from the coding sequence ATGCCAACCACTACGAGAAGCAAACCCATCATCACTTTGGCGGCGGCGACTTGCCTCGCCACCGCTCTGTTGGCCGGATGCACTTCCGACACCGGCACCAACACCCCATCGGACGGCGGCGGGAAGACCGTTGTGACAATGGCCACGTGGAATGACAACATCACACCTGAGATGGTGGACGCCTTCGAGAAGGCCAACACCGACATCGACCTCCAGGTGACCAGTTATGACAGCGACACCTACTCGGAGAAGGTCACCACGATGATCGCGGGCAACACCGCCCCCGACATCCTCCACCTGTACGAGACGGACGCCATCCGACTCGCCTCCAGTTCGCTGGAGCCCCTCGACAGCTACCTGTCCGGCGGCACGCTCACATCCGACGCCTTCATTCCGGCGGTTGCTGATCTCGCCGCCAAGATGGGCGGCACCTACGGCATCCCGTGGTGCTACGCCGACCAGGTCCTGTTCTATAACAAGGACCTCTTCGATGCCGCCAAGGTCGAGTACCCGACGGCCGACTGGAAGTGGGAAGACTTCCGGGCCGCCGCCAAGAAGCTCACCAGCGGCGAGGGCAACGGCAAGCAATTCGGCGCCGACGCCTTCTCCTTCGCGGGCATGTGGTACTCACTCGCCGGCCAGGCTGGCGACGGGGTCATCGACGGCGATGGCAAGTTGGTCCTCGGCGATGGCATGAAGAAGGCCGTCGACTTCATCAACACCCTGACCAACGTCGACCAGTCGATGGCGGCCCCCTCCGCTTCCGGCACCGATGTGACCGACCTGTTCTCCGCCGGGAAGGCCGCGATGACGCTGAACGGCAGCTGGGGCGTCCTTACGTACCGAGAGACCGAGGCGAACTGGGACATGGTCCCAATGCCGGCCGATCTGGTGGACTACACCAGCCTGCACACCGGCTTCTACACCATCTCGAAGACGAGCCAGGTGAAGGACGCCGCGTGGAAGTTCATCGAGTTCATGATGGGCGACGAGGGCCAACAGCTAACATCTATCGGCACGTCCAACCCGTCCGTTCTGAAGAAGTTCGCCGACTCCACCGAGTGGCAGCACCCCGGTGGCAACGGCAGCCCGAGCAACTGGGGCGCCATCACCGACCCGGCCACGGACGGCTCCGGCCAGTTCGGCTACACGCTTGCCTCCGCGACGGCGACGAACGACCTCGCCAACGAGATCAACGCCTATCTCCTCGGGGTCAAGACCATTGAGGACGTTGACAAGGCAATCCAGGCCGCGAACCAAGCCAGCTAG
- a CDS encoding alpha-galactosidase, with the protein MEMIEWGTQTPLRFTWSESRAVSSAFAGGRPGAVMGSPLAEVLVLGQGRSLAGARTYRTAVADRLRHVSHREFQLGGVACLEVVQSDPELSLRLTTRIEDTGTGAYRASTQLENQGGGALMLQAVSSAVLSSLLSYIGPGGANLFTARNEWCSESRWASIPLYGPGGLADVNPEAHGQSGRNSWALAGNSTWSAAEHLPMGLLQGRDTGRAIAWEVENNGPWRWELNTRADSDVDLVLTGPDDLYHSWLEELPPGGSFTTVPVSFAAAERFDAAIGALTWHRRRSGHQRQADAGRPLVFNDYMNALMGDPTSTKLRPLIAAAAEAGAEVFCIDAGWYDDDGDWWPSVGAWEPSKKRFGAQGLKGVLDLIRRSGMKPGLWIEPEVIGIRSPVADELPEDAFMRRGGRRIVEQERYFLDLRSNAARVYLDAVFDRLIGDYGVRYFKWDYNVTPGVGPDTDAASPGAGLLGHCRALRDWTSSLRSRHPEVILEACSSGAQRTDQAWLSLFDLQSTSDQQDYRLYPAIAAAAPMIMRPEQAGNWAYPHSLMTLEQVAFNLVTGLSGRLYLSGYLNGLDRQQFALVREAAGLYPRVIAHQAASLPSWPLGLPSWDAPVMALATSTEDETLLFVWNRAGDGEVSLDLSASPGRSCRQLFPASLPAWPALWDGSSLRLDLAGTGESARILRLA; encoded by the coding sequence ATGGAAATGATCGAGTGGGGAACGCAGACACCGCTACGGTTCACCTGGTCTGAGTCCCGGGCGGTGTCATCAGCGTTCGCGGGCGGCCGCCCGGGCGCCGTGATGGGCTCACCCCTGGCCGAGGTGCTTGTCCTGGGACAAGGCCGGAGCCTCGCCGGCGCTCGCACCTATCGGACGGCGGTGGCTGATCGGTTGCGCCACGTCAGCCACCGGGAATTCCAGCTTGGGGGAGTCGCCTGCCTGGAAGTGGTCCAATCCGACCCGGAGCTGTCCCTGCGCCTGACCACGCGGATTGAGGACACCGGTACCGGGGCGTACCGGGCCAGCACCCAGTTGGAGAACCAGGGCGGGGGCGCGCTGATGTTGCAGGCGGTCTCTTCCGCCGTGCTCTCGAGCTTGCTGAGCTACATCGGGCCTGGCGGCGCAAATCTATTCACCGCCCGCAATGAGTGGTGCTCCGAAAGCCGGTGGGCCTCGATCCCGCTCTACGGCCCCGGCGGGCTGGCCGATGTGAACCCCGAGGCCCACGGGCAGTCTGGCCGCAATTCCTGGGCTCTTGCCGGCAACTCCACCTGGTCTGCGGCCGAGCATCTGCCCATGGGCCTGCTTCAGGGCCGCGACACCGGGCGAGCCATCGCCTGGGAGGTGGAGAACAACGGACCTTGGCGCTGGGAGCTGAACACCCGAGCAGACTCCGATGTGGATCTGGTGCTCACTGGCCCGGACGACCTGTACCACTCCTGGCTGGAGGAATTGCCTCCCGGCGGATCGTTCACCACCGTCCCCGTCTCATTCGCCGCCGCCGAGCGATTCGATGCCGCCATCGGAGCGCTCACCTGGCACCGGCGCCGCTCGGGCCACCAGCGCCAGGCCGACGCCGGGCGCCCGCTGGTCTTCAATGACTACATGAACGCGCTGATGGGAGACCCGACCAGTACTAAGCTACGCCCGCTGATCGCCGCCGCTGCCGAGGCGGGCGCCGAAGTGTTCTGCATCGACGCCGGCTGGTACGACGACGACGGCGATTGGTGGCCGTCGGTGGGCGCCTGGGAACCCTCCAAGAAGCGCTTCGGCGCGCAAGGCCTCAAAGGGGTGCTCGATTTGATCAGGCGCTCGGGGATGAAACCCGGCCTCTGGATCGAGCCGGAGGTGATCGGGATTAGATCGCCCGTCGCGGACGAACTGCCCGAGGACGCCTTCATGCGCCGCGGGGGACGGCGCATAGTCGAACAGGAGCGGTACTTCCTGGATTTGCGCTCAAACGCCGCTCGGGTCTACCTTGACGCGGTGTTCGACCGCCTGATAGGCGACTACGGGGTGCGGTATTTCAAGTGGGACTACAACGTGACGCCCGGCGTCGGCCCCGACACGGATGCCGCCTCCCCCGGCGCCGGCCTTCTGGGCCACTGCCGGGCGCTTCGCGACTGGACGTCCAGTCTGCGCTCGCGGCACCCTGAGGTGATCTTGGAGGCCTGTTCCTCCGGCGCCCAGCGCACCGACCAGGCCTGGTTGTCACTGTTCGACTTGCAGTCGACCTCCGACCAGCAGGACTACCGTCTCTACCCCGCCATCGCCGCCGCCGCACCGATGATAATGCGGCCCGAGCAGGCCGGGAACTGGGCGTACCCCCACTCATTGATGACATTGGAGCAGGTGGCGTTCAACCTCGTCACCGGGCTCTCAGGCAGGCTCTACTTGTCTGGCTACCTGAACGGGCTGGACCGCCAGCAGTTCGCCCTGGTGCGCGAGGCGGCGGGGCTCTATCCCCGCGTCATAGCCCACCAGGCCGCCTCTTTGCCTTCTTGGCCACTCGGCTTGCCTTCCTGGGACGCTCCTGTCATGGCGCTGGCCACCAGCACCGAGGATGAGACACTCCTGTTCGTGTGGAACCGCGCCGGTGACGGTGAAGTCAGCCTGGACCTGTCGGCTTCCCCGGGTCGCAGCTGTCGGCAGTTGTTCCCCGCCTCGCTGCCCGCCTGGCCCGCACTGTGGGACGGATCCAGCCTGCGCCTGGACTTGGCCGGCACCGGCGAGTCTGCTCGAATCCTGCGCCTGGCCTGA
- a CDS encoding DUF916 domain-containing protein yields the protein MTRHRISVSSSLGRLRACLAPRALPLALAAGLALTVLASAVPAHAGTAEDGGGGSVTWSVAPATAEGPDGRHWVELALAPGDSATEHMAITNLSQEAVTFALASADGYFTATGRFNMLSNPAESVDAGTWIEIQDAVTVEADETAVVPFTVTVPADAQPGDHAGGVAAAVKSSGAGSEGGAGLGVTSRFGFRVMTRVLGELEPLLEVANPQASYTTAWNPAQPGQLRIGFDLVNKGNSRLTVTGRVAAGGGTAAFPGREEPAIELLPGDTRRVEVRVAGVWPLFRVTAKITAEPVVLAVDDARPPELKPVTATVGAFAMPWPQCACAAGIGLLIAAWLVSRGRSRRRIARIVAQAKAEALAEAAGQPKGGPAPRLDPAD from the coding sequence ATGACCAGACACAGGATCTCCGTCTCCTCCTCGCTTGGACGGCTGAGGGCTTGCCTGGCCCCGCGAGCGTTGCCGTTGGCTCTCGCGGCCGGGTTGGCTCTGACCGTGCTCGCCTCGGCGGTCCCGGCCCACGCCGGGACCGCCGAGGACGGCGGCGGAGGTTCGGTCACCTGGTCGGTCGCGCCCGCCACCGCCGAGGGGCCCGACGGGCGCCATTGGGTCGAGTTGGCCCTAGCCCCCGGCGACAGCGCGACCGAGCACATGGCAATAACCAATCTCTCCCAAGAGGCAGTCACCTTCGCCCTGGCCTCGGCCGACGGGTATTTCACGGCGACTGGGCGGTTCAACATGCTGAGCAATCCGGCCGAGTCCGTGGACGCGGGGACCTGGATCGAAATCCAGGATGCGGTCACCGTCGAGGCGGACGAAACAGCCGTGGTGCCTTTCACCGTGACCGTGCCTGCCGACGCGCAGCCGGGCGACCACGCCGGCGGCGTCGCCGCCGCGGTCAAATCCTCCGGCGCCGGCTCCGAGGGCGGCGCCGGTCTGGGCGTCACATCGCGCTTCGGCTTCCGGGTTATGACCCGCGTCCTGGGGGAACTCGAACCACTCCTAGAAGTGGCCAATCCCCAAGCCAGCTACACCACCGCCTGGAACCCGGCCCAGCCGGGCCAACTGCGGATCGGATTCGACCTTGTCAACAAGGGCAACAGCCGCTTGACCGTCACTGGACGGGTCGCCGCGGGCGGCGGGACGGCAGCATTCCCCGGGAGGGAGGAACCGGCCATCGAGCTGCTGCCGGGAGACACCCGCCGTGTCGAGGTGCGCGTGGCGGGGGTCTGGCCCCTGTTCCGGGTGACCGCCAAGATCACCGCCGAACCAGTTGTGCTCGCGGTCGACGATGCCCGACCCCCCGAGCTGAAACCAGTCACCGCCACCGTGGGCGCGTTCGCCATGCCGTGGCCACAATGCGCCTGCGCGGCTGGTATTGGGCTGCTCATCGCGGCATGGTTGGTCAGCCGGGGCCGTTCGAGGCGCCGAATCGCGCGGATAGTCGCCCAGGCCAAGGCCGAAGCGCTGGCCGAGGCGGCAGGTCAGCCCAAGGGCGGGCCCGCGCCCCGCCTGGATCCGGCGGACTGA